One stretch of Xanthomonas sp. DAR 35659 DNA includes these proteins:
- the pgl gene encoding 6-phosphogluconolactonase, with amino-acid sequence MSPTLSDRITLVRYDDPDEWIDAAAAEIGAALRTEIQQRGAARLLLSGGTTPAPVYQALAELPLDWSKLEVGLVDERWLSPQDSDSNAYLVRQSFLERAEGARFEPLVRVGKPLQDCVHAANVHAQHAPAACMAVLGMGGDGHTASLFPGATDLGKALANPLPYAALDATGCPGANTWPLRITLTPAGLAPIGQRMLLLRGKQKLEVLERALAGNDAHEYPIRVAFDTPGARLRVHWCE; translated from the coding sequence ATGAGCCCCACGTTGTCCGATCGCATCACCCTGGTCCGTTACGACGATCCCGACGAATGGATCGACGCAGCCGCGGCCGAGATCGGCGCGGCGTTGCGCACGGAGATCCAGCAGCGCGGCGCAGCGCGCCTGCTGCTGTCCGGCGGTACCACCCCGGCGCCGGTGTACCAGGCGCTGGCCGAACTGCCGCTGGATTGGTCGAAGCTGGAGGTGGGCCTGGTCGACGAGCGCTGGCTGTCGCCGCAGGACAGCGATAGCAACGCCTATCTGGTCCGGCAGAGCTTCCTGGAGCGCGCCGAGGGCGCGCGTTTCGAGCCGCTGGTGCGGGTCGGCAAGCCGCTGCAGGACTGCGTGCATGCGGCCAACGTGCACGCGCAACACGCGCCGGCCGCATGCATGGCGGTGCTGGGCATGGGCGGCGACGGCCACACCGCGTCGCTGTTCCCCGGCGCCACCGACCTGGGCAAGGCGCTGGCCAATCCGCTGCCCTACGCCGCGCTCGACGCCACCGGCTGCCCCGGCGCCAACACCTGGCCGCTGCGCATCACCCTGACGCCGGCCGGCCTGGCGCCGATCGGCCAGCGCATGCTGCTGCTGCGCGGCAAGCAGAAGCTCGAGGTGCTCGAACGCGCGCTGGCCGGCAATGATGCCCACGAGTACCCGATCCGCGTCGCATTCGACACGCCCGGTGCGCGCTTGCGCGTGCATTGGTGCGAGTGA
- a CDS encoding YgfZ/GcvT domain-containing protein, with protein sequence MPDNLNLESGGFSALPHLQYVALRGPDAVAFAHAQFANDVQALALGQWQWNAWLTAKGRVIAVFALLRQADDALLMLLPDGDAADLAAALGRFVFRRKLRVTVEDTLQASGRLSLPDQARGAASAHDEAGVIELDMSGDGLPRTLRLAAASDPPAADPALAAAWREADLRLGLARLEPAQREQWTPQQLGLDRLHAFSVKKGCYPGQEIVARTHFLGKAKRAVQLLDLDGTAAAGAPVLREDQPFGSVVSVAGRLALAVLPLEDTPPSGLSIDGHAAHWQPLADGLAR encoded by the coding sequence GTGCCTGACAACCTGAATCTGGAATCCGGCGGTTTTTCCGCCCTGCCACACCTGCAATACGTCGCCCTGCGCGGCCCGGATGCAGTGGCCTTCGCCCATGCCCAGTTCGCCAACGACGTGCAGGCGCTGGCGCTGGGCCAGTGGCAGTGGAACGCCTGGCTGACCGCCAAGGGCCGGGTGATCGCGGTGTTCGCGCTGCTGCGCCAGGCCGACGATGCGCTACTGATGCTGCTGCCCGATGGCGATGCCGCCGACCTGGCGGCGGCGCTGGGCCGCTTCGTGTTCCGGCGCAAGCTGCGCGTCACCGTCGAGGACACGCTGCAGGCGTCCGGGCGGTTGAGCCTACCGGACCAGGCCCGGGGCGCGGCGTCGGCGCACGATGAGGCCGGCGTGATCGAACTGGACATGAGTGGCGACGGGCTGCCGCGCACGCTGCGCCTGGCGGCGGCGTCGGACCCGCCCGCCGCCGACCCGGCGCTGGCGGCGGCCTGGCGCGAGGCCGACCTGCGCCTGGGCCTGGCCCGGCTGGAGCCGGCGCAGCGCGAGCAATGGACGCCGCAGCAACTGGGCCTGGACCGGCTGCATGCCTTCAGCGTCAAGAAGGGCTGCTATCCCGGCCAGGAAATCGTCGCCCGCACCCATTTCCTGGGCAAGGCCAAGCGCGCGGTGCAACTGCTGGACCTGGACGGCACCGCCGCGGCCGGCGCGCCGGTCCTGCGCGAGGACCAGCCGTTCGGCAGCGTGGTCAGCGTCGCCGGGCGCCTGGCGCTGGCGGTGCTGCCACTGGAAGACACGCCGCCGAGCGGCCTGAGCATCGACGGCCACGCCGCGCACTGGCAGCCACTGGCCGACGGCCTGGCGCGCTGA
- the glk gene encoding glucokinase, with amino-acid sequence MSAPLRPVLVADIGGTNARFALADLGASTPLLDDSTQTFAVVDFPSLGDAARYYLQQTGVEARSGVFAVAGRVDGDEARITNHPWVISRSRTRAMLGFDDLHLINDFAAQAMAISLLQPQDVVQVGGAAWQPAPVALPRNYAVIGPGTGLGVGGLLIRGGRCYPLETEGGHVSFPPGTPEEIRILELLSQQFGRVSNERLICGPGLVNIHRALSEIAGDDPGPLQPEDITARAAQGDYRAMRTIDVFCAVFGAIAGDLVLVQGAWDGVFLTGGLVPKMLDAIQHSGFRQRFEHKGRFSSIMARVPSLAVVHPRPGLLGAAAYAVDAERESPGVVA; translated from the coding sequence ATGAGCGCGCCGCTGCGCCCGGTGCTGGTCGCCGACATCGGCGGCACCAACGCACGCTTCGCGCTCGCCGACCTCGGCGCGTCCACGCCGCTGCTCGACGACAGCACGCAGACCTTCGCGGTGGTGGACTTCCCGTCGCTGGGCGACGCGGCCCGCTACTACCTGCAGCAGACCGGGGTGGAAGCGCGCAGCGGCGTGTTCGCCGTGGCCGGGCGCGTGGACGGCGACGAGGCGCGGATCACCAACCATCCGTGGGTGATCTCGCGCTCGCGCACCCGCGCCATGCTCGGCTTCGACGACCTGCACCTGATCAACGACTTCGCCGCGCAGGCGATGGCGATCAGCCTGCTGCAGCCGCAGGACGTGGTCCAGGTCGGCGGCGCCGCGTGGCAGCCGGCGCCGGTCGCGCTGCCGCGCAACTACGCGGTGATCGGCCCGGGCACCGGCCTGGGCGTGGGCGGCCTGCTGATCCGCGGCGGCCGCTGCTATCCACTGGAGACCGAGGGCGGCCATGTCAGCTTCCCGCCGGGCACGCCGGAGGAAATCCGCATTCTTGAACTGCTGTCGCAGCAGTTCGGTCGCGTCTCCAACGAACGCCTGATCTGCGGCCCCGGCCTGGTCAACATCCACCGCGCGCTGAGCGAGATCGCCGGCGACGATCCCGGCCCGCTGCAGCCGGAGGACATCACCGCCCGCGCCGCGCAGGGCGACTACCGCGCGATGCGCACCATCGACGTGTTCTGCGCGGTGTTCGGCGCCATCGCCGGCGATCTGGTGCTGGTCCAGGGCGCCTGGGACGGCGTGTTCCTGACCGGCGGGCTGGTGCCGAAGATGCTCGATGCGATCCAGCATTCCGGCTTCCGCCAGCGCTTCGAGCACAAGGGCCGGTTTTCGTCGATCATGGCGCGGGTGCCGTCGCTGGCGGTGGTCCACCCGCGCCCCGGCCTGCTCGGCGCCGCCGCCTACGCGGTGGATGCCGAGCGCGAATCTCCAGGAGTCGTCGCATGA
- the edd gene encoding phosphogluconate dehydratase, with amino-acid sequence MSLHPTLHAITERIRERSAPSRRAYLAGIDAALRDGPFRARLSCGNLAHGFAACGPTDKSRLEGGITPNLGIVTAYNDMLSAHQPFEHYPEMIRSTARALGATAQVAGGVPAMCDGVTQGRPGMELSLFSRDVIAQATAIGLSHDMFDSTIYLGVCDKIVPGLLIGALAFGHLPAVFVPAGPMTPGIPNKQKAEVRERYAAGQATREELLAAESASYHAPGTCTFYGTANSNQVLLEAMGVQLPGASFVNPGTPLRDALTQEATERALRITALGSDFRPLGRLIDERAIVNAAVALMATGGSTNHTIHWVAVARAAGIVLTWDDLDALSQLVPLLTRVYPNGEADVNHFAAAGGIGFVFRELMDAGLMHDDLPTIVPGGMRAYGDEPCVQNGALAYVPSPAKSADETVVRPASNPFEAQGGLRLLRGNLGKSLIKLSAVKPQFRTIEAPAVVIDAPQALNKLHAAGVLPQDFVVVLRYQGPRANGMPELHSLAPLLGLLQNQGRRVALVTDGRLSGASGKFPAAIHVTPEAARGGPIARVREGDIVRLDGEAGTLEVLVEAAEWAARALAPNTSPAAHDIGRNLFAINRRVVGPADQGAMSISCGPPAADGDVWDYDAEYDLGRSAEAAAAPHEEKDA; translated from the coding sequence ATGAGCCTGCATCCGACCCTCCACGCGATCACCGAACGCATCCGCGAGCGCAGCGCGCCGTCGCGGCGCGCCTACCTGGCCGGCATCGACGCCGCATTGCGCGACGGCCCGTTCCGCGCCCGCCTGAGCTGCGGCAACCTGGCGCACGGCTTCGCCGCCTGCGGCCCGACCGACAAGAGCCGGCTGGAAGGCGGGATCACCCCCAACCTGGGCATCGTCACCGCCTATAACGACATGCTCTCGGCGCACCAGCCGTTCGAACACTATCCGGAGATGATCCGCAGCACCGCGCGCGCGCTCGGCGCCACCGCGCAGGTCGCCGGCGGCGTGCCGGCGATGTGCGACGGCGTGACCCAGGGCCGCCCGGGCATGGAACTGTCGCTGTTCTCGCGCGACGTGATCGCCCAGGCCACCGCGATCGGCCTCAGCCACGACATGTTCGACAGCACGATCTACCTGGGCGTGTGCGACAAGATCGTGCCCGGCCTGCTGATCGGCGCGCTGGCCTTCGGCCACCTGCCGGCGGTGTTCGTGCCGGCCGGGCCGATGACCCCGGGCATCCCCAACAAGCAGAAGGCCGAGGTGCGCGAGCGCTATGCCGCCGGCCAGGCCACGCGCGAGGAACTGCTGGCCGCCGAGTCGGCCTCCTACCACGCGCCCGGCACCTGCACCTTCTACGGCACCGCCAACTCCAACCAGGTGCTGCTGGAAGCGATGGGCGTGCAACTGCCCGGCGCCTCCTTCGTCAATCCGGGCACGCCGCTGCGCGATGCGCTGACCCAGGAAGCCACCGAGCGCGCGCTGCGCATCACCGCGCTGGGCAGCGACTTCCGTCCGCTCGGCCGGCTGATCGACGAACGCGCGATCGTCAACGCCGCGGTCGCGCTGATGGCCACCGGCGGTTCCACCAACCACACCATCCACTGGGTGGCGGTGGCGCGCGCGGCCGGCATCGTGCTGACCTGGGACGACCTGGACGCGCTGTCGCAGCTGGTGCCGCTGCTGACCCGCGTATATCCCAACGGCGAAGCCGACGTGAACCATTTCGCCGCGGCCGGCGGCATCGGCTTCGTGTTCCGCGAACTGATGGACGCCGGGCTGATGCACGACGACCTGCCCACCATCGTGCCCGGCGGCATGCGCGCCTACGGCGACGAGCCGTGCGTGCAGAACGGCGCGCTGGCCTACGTGCCGAGCCCGGCCAAGAGCGCCGACGAGACCGTGGTGCGCCCGGCCTCCAACCCGTTCGAGGCGCAGGGCGGGCTGCGCCTGCTGCGCGGCAACCTCGGCAAGTCGCTGATCAAGCTGTCGGCGGTGAAGCCGCAGTTCCGCACCATCGAGGCGCCGGCGGTGGTCATCGACGCGCCGCAGGCCCTCAACAAGTTGCATGCCGCCGGCGTGCTGCCGCAGGACTTCGTGGTGGTGCTGCGCTACCAGGGGCCGCGCGCCAACGGCATGCCGGAACTGCATTCGCTGGCGCCGCTGCTGGGCCTGCTGCAGAACCAGGGCCGGCGCGTGGCGCTGGTCACCGACGGGCGCCTGTCCGGCGCCTCGGGCAAGTTCCCGGCGGCGATCCACGTGACCCCGGAAGCGGCGCGCGGCGGCCCGATCGCGCGCGTGCGCGAAGGCGACATCGTGCGCCTGGATGGCGAGGCCGGCACCCTGGAAGTGCTGGTGGAGGCCGCCGAATGGGCGGCGCGCGCGCTGGCGCCGAACACCTCCCCGGCCGCGCACGACATCGGCCGCAACCTGTTCGCGATCAATCGCCGCGTGGTCGGCCCCGCCGACCAGGGCGCGATGTCGATCTCCTGCGGCCCGCCGGCCGCCGACGGCGACGTGTGGGACTACGACGCCGAGTACGACCTGGGCCGCAGCGCCGAGGCCGCGGCCGCGCCGCACGAGGAAAAGGACGCATAA
- a CDS encoding ABC transporter ATP-binding protein, whose translation MAKVQLDNIRKVYDNGQVAVHGASFEVADGELMVLVGPSGCGKSTLLRMIAGLEEISGGELRIGERVVNDVAPKDRDIAMVFQSYALYPHMTVAENLAFGLKLRGESKEVIASRVAAAAETLGLTPMLDKLPRAMSGGQRQRVALGRALVREPAVFLLDEPLSNLDAKLRHSVRTEIAQLHRKLGTTMIYVTHDQVEAMTLGQRIVVLKDGRIQQIDTPMALYDRPANLFVAGFLGSPAMNVLQGQLVEDGGLQLQLAGGARVPLHGAHVVPQWLGRQIAVGVRPEHLQPSEDGQGGFEATIEVIEPVGNEIFVNLSHAGQPLVMRVAPRALPGLGERLRVAVRGDALHFFDAESGERLESR comes from the coding sequence ATGGCGAAAGTACAACTGGACAACATCCGCAAGGTCTACGACAACGGCCAGGTCGCCGTGCACGGGGCCAGCTTCGAAGTGGCCGATGGCGAGCTGATGGTGCTGGTCGGGCCCTCGGGCTGCGGCAAGTCCACGCTGCTGCGGATGATCGCCGGCCTGGAGGAGATCAGCGGCGGCGAGCTGCGCATCGGCGAGCGCGTGGTCAACGACGTGGCGCCGAAGGACCGCGACATCGCGATGGTGTTCCAGAGCTACGCGCTGTACCCGCACATGACCGTGGCCGAGAACCTGGCGTTCGGGCTGAAGCTGCGCGGCGAGAGCAAGGAGGTCATCGCCAGCCGCGTCGCCGCCGCCGCCGAGACGCTGGGCCTGACCCCGATGCTGGACAAGCTGCCGCGGGCGATGTCCGGCGGCCAGCGCCAGCGCGTGGCGCTGGGCCGCGCGCTGGTGCGCGAGCCGGCGGTGTTCCTGCTCGACGAGCCGCTGTCCAACCTGGATGCCAAGCTGCGCCATTCGGTGCGCACCGAGATCGCGCAACTGCACCGCAAGCTCGGTACCACCATGATCTACGTCACCCACGACCAGGTCGAGGCGATGACCCTGGGCCAACGCATCGTGGTGCTCAAGGACGGGCGGATCCAGCAGATCGACACGCCGATGGCGTTGTACGACCGTCCGGCCAATCTGTTCGTGGCCGGCTTCCTCGGCAGCCCGGCGATGAACGTGCTGCAGGGACAACTGGTCGAGGACGGCGGCCTGCAACTGCAATTGGCCGGCGGCGCGCGCGTACCGTTGCATGGCGCCCACGTCGTGCCGCAGTGGCTGGGCCGGCAGATCGCGGTCGGCGTGCGTCCGGAGCACCTGCAGCCCAGCGAGGACGGGCAGGGCGGGTTCGAGGCCACCATCGAGGTGATCGAGCCGGTCGGCAACGAGATCTTCGTCAATCTCAGCCATGCCGGGCAGCCGTTGGTGATGCGGGTGGCGCCGCGCGCGCTGCCTGGCCTGGGCGAGCGGCTGCGGGTGGCGGTGCGCGGCGACGCACTGCATTTCTTCGATGCGGAGAGCGGCGAGCGGCTGGAGAGCCGGTAA
- the zwf gene encoding glucose-6-phosphate dehydrogenase, which yields MHDTFLLFGATGDLAQRYLFPSLLRMLDDGFLPENFRIRALALSPHDTAKFHEILKPRLQAAMPQVSEAVIQSLLDRTDYRSVDLRNAESVAEAVRELTSRRCVSYLAIPPGLYISTCQGLALGGALAAPHRLMLEKPIGHDSESAREIVQAIGALIDEDRVFRLDHYLGKAAVQNLIALRFGNTLLEAVWNRNYIESVEILVAESEGVDGRDAYYARSGALRDMVQSHILQLLCLVAMEPPASLEADRIRDEKVKVLRALRPLSAEHAARDSVRGRYTAGSINGQPAQAYQPPEGSDVETFVGVTAYIDNWRWAGVPFRLCTGKRLAERTTRIVVTLKPVTHWLFERPDARHVAPNRLTFQLQPQENIELGLMSSLAGPEWGALELQPLELELSVPTGLHRRIAYERLMLDALNGNHALFVRDDEVRAAWAWIDSVSDAWAQAQLPLQPYPAGSWGPKDAERYVSADDASAVHRDAP from the coding sequence ATGCACGATACGTTCCTGCTGTTTGGCGCCACCGGCGATCTGGCCCAGCGCTACCTGTTCCCGTCCCTGCTGCGCATGCTCGACGACGGCTTCCTGCCGGAGAACTTCCGCATCCGCGCGCTGGCGCTGTCGCCGCACGACACCGCCAAGTTCCACGAGATCCTCAAGCCGCGCCTGCAGGCGGCGATGCCGCAGGTCAGCGAGGCGGTGATCCAGTCGCTGCTGGACCGCACCGACTACCGTTCGGTGGACCTGCGCAACGCCGAGTCGGTGGCCGAGGCGGTGCGCGAGCTGACCTCGCGCCGCTGCGTGAGCTACCTGGCGATCCCGCCGGGGCTGTACATCAGCACTTGCCAGGGCCTGGCCTTGGGCGGAGCGCTGGCCGCGCCGCACCGGCTGATGCTGGAGAAGCCGATCGGCCACGATTCGGAGAGCGCGCGCGAGATCGTGCAGGCCATCGGCGCGCTGATCGACGAGGACCGCGTGTTCCGCCTGGACCATTACCTGGGCAAGGCCGCGGTGCAGAACCTGATCGCGCTGCGCTTCGGCAACACCCTGCTGGAAGCGGTGTGGAACCGCAACTACATCGAGTCGGTGGAGATCCTGGTCGCCGAGAGCGAGGGCGTGGACGGGCGCGACGCCTACTACGCCCGCTCCGGCGCGCTGCGCGACATGGTCCAGAGCCACATCCTGCAGCTGCTGTGCCTGGTGGCGATGGAACCGCCGGCCTCGCTGGAGGCCGACCGCATCCGCGACGAGAAGGTCAAGGTGCTGCGCGCGCTGCGGCCGCTGAGCGCCGAGCACGCCGCGCGCGACAGCGTGCGCGGGCGCTACACCGCCGGCAGCATCAACGGCCAGCCGGCGCAGGCCTACCAGCCGCCGGAAGGCAGCGACGTGGAGACCTTCGTCGGCGTCACCGCCTACATCGACAACTGGCGCTGGGCCGGGGTGCCGTTCCGGCTGTGCACCGGCAAGCGCCTGGCCGAACGCACCACGCGCATCGTGGTCACGCTCAAGCCGGTCACCCACTGGCTGTTCGAGCGCCCCGACGCGCGGCACGTGGCGCCGAACCGGCTGACCTTCCAACTGCAGCCGCAGGAGAACATCGAACTGGGCCTGATGAGCAGCCTGGCCGGCCCGGAATGGGGCGCGCTGGAGCTGCAGCCGCTGGAACTGGAGCTGTCGGTCCCGACCGGCCTGCACCGCCGCATCGCCTACGAACGGCTGATGCTCGATGCGCTCAACGGCAACCACGCGCTGTTCGTGCGCGACGACGAGGTGCGCGCGGCCTGGGCCTGGATCGACAGCGTCAGCGATGCCTGGGCGCAGGCGCAACTGCCGCTGCAGCCCTACCCTGCCGGCAGTTGGGGGCCGAAGGACGCCGAACGCTACGTGTCCGCCGACGACGCCAGCGCCGTGCACCGGGACGCGCCATGA
- a CDS encoding DUF1674 domain-containing protein → MGEGHCIRAAQGDVLQVWQGGKTAGFQIQVVRHERGGLKLTSCETRMIGQPTPTPESDPETQRPAEDTPPQTEPAPREIGGRGGLEPTRYGDWEKNGRCIDF, encoded by the coding sequence ATGGGCGAAGGCCACTGCATCCGGGCCGCGCAGGGCGACGTATTGCAGGTGTGGCAGGGCGGAAAAACCGCCGGATTCCAGATTCAGGTTGTCAGGCACGAGAGGGGAGGACTAAAATTGACGAGTTGTGAGACCCGCATGATAGGCCAACCAACCCCCACACCCGAGTCCGATCCCGAAACGCAGCGGCCCGCCGAGGACACCCCTCCGCAGACCGAGCCTGCGCCGCGGGAGATCGGCGGACGCGGCGGCCTCGAGCCGACGCGCTACGGCGACTGGGAGAAAAACGGACGCTGCATCGATTTCTGA
- a CDS encoding bifunctional 4-hydroxy-2-oxoglutarate aldolase/2-dehydro-3-deoxy-phosphogluconate aldolase encodes MTIAEHQTTAETLLRAAGILPVVTVHSLDEARRVSAALLDGGLPAIELTLRTPVAMEALAMLKRELPDIKIGAGTVLTETQLQQSIDAGADFIVTPGTPPALADALARAPLPVVPGAATPTELLALMARGFRVCKLFPATAVGGLAMLKGLAGPLADLKLCPTGGIGESTAAEYLAQPNVVCIGGSWMVPKDWLANGEWDKVRESAAKAAAIVAAARSA; translated from the coding sequence ATGACGATTGCCGAACACCAGACCACCGCCGAAACCCTGCTGCGCGCCGCCGGCATCCTGCCGGTGGTGACCGTCCACAGCCTGGACGAGGCGCGCCGCGTCTCCGCCGCCCTGCTCGACGGCGGTCTGCCCGCGATCGAGCTGACCTTGCGCACGCCGGTGGCGATGGAGGCGCTGGCGATGCTCAAGCGCGAACTGCCGGACATCAAGATCGGCGCCGGCACCGTGCTCACCGAGACCCAGCTGCAGCAGTCCATCGACGCCGGCGCCGACTTCATCGTCACCCCCGGCACGCCGCCGGCGCTGGCCGACGCGCTGGCGCGGGCGCCGCTGCCGGTGGTGCCGGGCGCCGCCACCCCGACCGAATTGCTGGCGCTGATGGCGCGCGGCTTCCGCGTGTGCAAGCTGTTCCCGGCCACCGCGGTCGGCGGCCTGGCGATGCTCAAGGGCCTGGCCGGTCCGCTGGCCGACCTCAAGCTGTGCCCCACCGGCGGCATCGGCGAGAGCACCGCCGCCGAGTACCTGGCGCAGCCGAACGTGGTCTGCATCGGCGGCTCGTGGATGGTGCCCAAGGACTGGCTGGCCAACGGCGA